A window of the Parabacteroides merdae ATCC 43184 genome harbors these coding sequences:
- a CDS encoding anaerobic C4-dicarboxylate transporter family protein yields the protein MLLQLLFVLIAIIIGARLGGIGLGVLGGLGLAILTFVFGLEPTSPPIDVMLMIVAVIAAASCMQAAGGLDLMVKWAEKLLRKNPSKITLLSPLVTYIFTFIAGTGHVAYSVLPVIAEVATETKIRPERPLGIAVIASQQAITASPISAATVALLSMLSGHNISLMDILMISVPCTLIGVLAGAFCSLHVGKELAEDPEYLRRVANEEFTSDKYRAKGVENHHAALLSVIIFIAATIGIVLFGSMTELRPWFSLPDGSLRQMQMAHIIEILMLSAAALILLVTRTDGIKAVQGSVFSAGMQAVVAIFGIAWMGDTFIGGNMAELKGSIEHIVTEMPWLFGLALFVMSILLFSQAATIRAMLPLGIALGISPYMLIALFPAVNGYFFIPNYPTVVAAINFDRTGTTHIGKYVLNHSFMMPGLVATGVSVALGLLMIQLF from the coding sequence ATGTTGTTACAATTACTATTCGTTTTAATTGCAATTATCATCGGAGCCCGTCTCGGCGGTATCGGTTTAGGAGTATTAGGTGGCTTAGGACTGGCCATCCTCACTTTCGTATTCGGCTTGGAACCGACTTCCCCTCCCATCGATGTAATGCTGATGATCGTTGCCGTCATCGCCGCTGCCAGTTGCATGCAGGCAGCCGGCGGACTGGACCTGATGGTGAAATGGGCGGAAAAATTGCTGCGCAAGAATCCCTCCAAGATTACGCTCCTAAGCCCGTTGGTTACTTATATCTTCACATTTATTGCGGGAACGGGACATGTGGCTTATTCGGTCCTTCCCGTGATAGCGGAAGTGGCAACGGAAACGAAGATACGTCCCGAACGGCCGTTGGGGATTGCTGTGATCGCGTCTCAGCAGGCAATTACGGCCAGCCCGATCTCGGCGGCAACCGTAGCATTGCTCAGTATGTTGTCGGGACATAATATATCATTGATGGACATTCTGATGATCTCCGTTCCCTGCACGTTGATCGGTGTCCTGGCAGGAGCATTCTGCTCGCTACATGTCGGAAAGGAACTGGCGGAAGACCCCGAATACCTGCGCCGTGTCGCAAACGAGGAGTTCACAAGTGACAAATATAGGGCGAAAGGAGTCGAAAACCATCATGCAGCCCTCCTGTCGGTGATTATATTCATAGCAGCGACAATCGGTATCGTCCTGTTCGGCTCGATGACAGAACTGCGCCCTTGGTTCAGCCTGCCCGATGGCAGTCTCCGACAAATGCAGATGGCGCATATCATCGAGATTCTGATGCTCTCGGCCGCCGCCCTTATCCTGCTCGTCACCCGGACAGACGGGATAAAAGCCGTACAAGGTTCCGTCTTCTCCGCCGGTATGCAAGCGGTCGTCGCGATTTTCGGTATCGCCTGGATGGGTGATACCTTTATCGGTGGGAACATGGCGGAACTGAAAGGCTCGATCGAACATATCGTAACAGAAATGCCATGGCTTTTCGGTCTGGCCCTGTTCGTGATGTCCATACTTTTGTTCAGCCAGGCAGCAACCATCCGTGCCATGTTGCCGTTAGGAATCGCCCTCGGAATCTCTCCTTATATGCTAATCGCCCTTTTCCCGGCAGTCAATGGCTACTTCTTCATTCCCAACTATCCGACCGTGGTCGCCGCCATCAACTTCGACCGTACCGGAACGACGCATATCGGCAAATATGTCCTAAACCATTCGTTCATGATGCCGGGACTGGTCGCTACCGGAGTGTCGGTGGCGTTGGGACTGTTGATGATCCAGTTGTTTTAA
- a CDS encoding sigma-54-dependent transcriptional regulator, which translates to MGKVLIIDDEKQILSLLSRIIGLEGYEVFQATNCKVGIKQLEQNDPEVVLCDVCLPDGSGVELVSELKRLRPLSEVILLTAHGNIPDGVQAIKNGAFDYITKGDDNNKILPLIAKAMEKATVAYSQQKAVGKQYSFATVIGRSPAIEEAVSLARKVAATDVPVLLTGETGTGKEVFAQSIHQHSSRSDKAFVAINCSSFSRDLLESEMFGHKAGAFTGALKETKGLFEEADNGTIFLDEIGEMAFDLQAKLLRILETGEFLKIGDTKPVKVNVRVIAATNRDLAKEIADGHFREDLFYRLSVFHIHLPPLRERVDDIPLHVEAFVSALSSKIGKTIRTISPDYVRILKRYPWKGNVRELRNVVERSLIISDGDTLTADTLPLTIQNPQDNTDSSYSGFDLDGVEKMHIQKVLKYTNGNKTETSRLLGIGLTTLYRKIEEYGL; encoded by the coding sequence ATGGGAAAAGTATTGATTATCGATGATGAGAAGCAAATTTTAAGCCTCCTGTCCCGTATTATCGGGCTGGAAGGTTATGAAGTGTTCCAAGCAACCAACTGCAAAGTAGGTATCAAGCAGCTCGAACAGAACGATCCCGAAGTGGTGCTCTGTGATGTTTGCCTGCCAGACGGGAGCGGTGTGGAGCTTGTCTCTGAACTGAAACGCCTGCGTCCCCTTTCGGAAGTGATCTTGCTTACGGCCCACGGTAATATCCCCGACGGAGTACAAGCTATCAAGAACGGTGCGTTTGACTATATCACCAAAGGTGACGACAACAATAAAATCCTTCCCTTGATTGCAAAGGCGATGGAAAAGGCTACCGTTGCCTACAGCCAGCAGAAGGCTGTAGGCAAACAGTATTCGTTTGCCACTGTCATCGGCCGTTCGCCTGCTATAGAGGAGGCTGTTTCTTTGGCACGCAAGGTTGCCGCCACGGATGTTCCCGTCTTGCTCACCGGAGAGACCGGGACTGGCAAAGAAGTGTTTGCACAGTCCATCCACCAGCACAGTTCCCGCAGTGATAAAGCCTTTGTCGCTATCAACTGCTCCTCTTTCAGTCGCGATCTGTTGGAAAGCGAGATGTTCGGGCATAAGGCGGGAGCTTTCACCGGTGCACTCAAAGAGACGAAAGGACTGTTTGAGGAAGCAGACAACGGCACGATCTTCCTCGACGAGATCGGTGAGATGGCGTTCGATCTTCAGGCCAAGTTACTCCGTATTCTCGAAACCGGTGAATTCCTCAAGATTGGAGACACGAAACCTGTCAAGGTGAATGTGCGTGTGATAGCCGCCACCAACCGTGACTTAGCAAAAGAAATTGCCGACGGCCATTTTCGTGAGGACTTGTTTTACAGGCTTTCTGTTTTCCATATTCACCTGCCGCCGCTCCGCGAACGGGTGGACGACATTCCTCTGCATGTCGAGGCGTTTGTTTCCGCACTGTCTTCTAAGATAGGAAAGACCATCCGCACGATCTCGCCGGACTATGTCCGTATCTTGAAACGGTATCCTTGGAAAGGGAATGTCCGTGAACTGCGCAATGTCGTGGAGCGCAGCCTCATTATCTCCGATGGAGACACCTTGACTGCAGACACCTTGCCGCTCACAATACAGAACCCTCAAGATAATACCGACAGCAGCTATTCCGGCTTCGACCTTGACGGCGTAGAGAAGATGCATATTCAAAAGGTATTGAAGTATACCAACGGCAACAAGACGGAAACCTCCCGCCTGTTAGGTATCGGCTTGACGACCCTCTACAGGAAGATCGAAGAATATGGCCTTTGA
- a CDS encoding PepSY-like domain-containing protein: MNTKISVFTIFVGFALLFAGCSKDDENIPGGIEPPKTILDAFNAKYPDARDTEWTVNDDYYVIDFENNSLDNTAWFDHLGVWAMIKTDLPLNQLPTAISNDIKQGKYAGWKIEEADTIGRAGMGTVYKVEVEKAEQETDLYYTLYGDLIKAVDNAKDDVDRPISVPEKVADLMELTFQGAELLDIENTTFGVQLAILDGKTLKIVELTQIYTWKSTTWKVSEQEVPTVIMDAFKASEYGNDQVESIYMFTDANGAFHKFNVIHNGQAVTVEFDVFGNIVTNK; encoded by the coding sequence ATGAACACTAAAATTTCAGTCTTTACGATCTTCGTGGGGTTCGCCCTGCTCTTTGCCGGCTGTAGCAAAGACGACGAAAACATACCGGGCGGCATCGAACCTCCTAAAACCATCCTGGACGCTTTCAATGCCAAATATCCGGATGCCCGCGACACAGAATGGACAGTCAATGACGATTATTATGTAATTGACTTTGAAAACAACTCGCTCGATAACACCGCCTGGTTCGACCATCTCGGAGTATGGGCCATGATTAAGACGGACTTGCCGCTTAACCAGTTGCCTACGGCTATCTCGAACGATATCAAACAAGGCAAATATGCCGGTTGGAAGATCGAGGAAGCCGATACCATCGGCAGAGCCGGAATGGGAACCGTATATAAAGTAGAAGTAGAAAAGGCAGAACAGGAGACTGACTTGTATTACACTTTATACGGCGACCTGATCAAAGCGGTCGATAATGCTAAAGATGATGTTGACCGACCTATCTCCGTCCCCGAAAAAGTGGCCGACCTGATGGAACTGACCTTCCAGGGAGCTGAGTTGCTGGATATAGAAAACACGACTTTCGGTGTACAGTTGGCAATCCTCGACGGGAAGACTTTAAAGATTGTCGAATTAACCCAGATATATACATGGAAAAGTACGACCTGGAAAGTTTCAGAGCAGGAAGTCCCGACAGTTATCATGGATGCATTCAAGGCTTCCGAATACGGAAATGACCAAGTGGAATCCATTTACATGTTTACCGATGCCAACGGTGCATTCCACAAATTCAATGTCATCCACAACGGGCAGGCCGTAACGGTCGAGTTCGATGTGTTTGGAAATATCGTTACCAACAAATAA
- the galB gene encoding beta-galactosidase GalB yields the protein MKRIYFAALVGLFGCVSALSAQGRSELLLEKNWKFTREDNNEFIKPAFDDSKWQSVTVPHDWAIYGPFSSLNDKQEVAISQDGQKEAMEHAGRTGGLPFVGVGWYRTEFDVPQFQAGKRATILFDGAMSHANVYINGQKVGYWPYGYNSFHFDITKYLKPGEKNTLAVRLENLPESSRWYPGAGLYRNVHLIITEDAYIPVWGTYITTPSVNEKFAKVNVRTKVVLPEGADPAKYSVETSVWNPNKQKLTAVRTSLAQMKYNNNQAEQEFVIQAPSLWSPEMPALYSAETRLYEGDKLKDIYTTPFGIRSIEIIPDKGFFLNGKRTVFKGVCNHHDLGPLGAAVNDAAIRRQIRILKDMGCNAIRTSHNMPAPELIRACDEMGMMIMAESFDEWNVAKCKNGYNLLFDEWAEKDLVNLLHNFRNNPSVVMWCIGNEVPNQWNEGDCKIAKWLQDICHREDPTRPVTQGMDAPDAVVNNNFAAVMDVAGFNYRPFKYKINYKKLPQRIVLGSETASTVSSRGVYKFPVERKAMAKYDDHQASSYDVEHCGWSNLPEDDFIQHEDLPYCIGEFVWTGFDYLGEPTPYYTDWPSHSSLFGIIDLAGIPKDRFYLYRSHWNKTARTLHILPHWTWPGREGEVTPVFVYTNYPSAELFINGKSQGKRTKDLSVELDSSYTEAAQKSFERQKRYRLMWMDTKYEPGTLKVVAYDKDGNAVAEEEVHTAGKPHHIELTADRDRLKADGKDLSFINVRVVDKNGNLCPDATHKVKFNVRGSGSYRAAANGDPSSLESFQAPQMSLFKGQLTAVVQTEETPGVIVFEASASGVKSAKIELISE from the coding sequence ATGAAAAGAATCTATTTTGCAGCTTTGGTAGGCTTGTTTGGGTGCGTGTCGGCATTGTCGGCACAAGGACGGAGTGAGCTTCTGTTGGAAAAAAACTGGAAGTTCACCCGCGAAGACAACAATGAGTTTATAAAGCCAGCTTTCGATGACAGTAAGTGGCAGTCCGTGACTGTCCCCCATGATTGGGCGATCTACGGCCCTTTCAGTTCCCTGAACGACAAACAGGAGGTCGCTATCTCGCAGGACGGCCAGAAGGAAGCGATGGAGCATGCAGGACGTACCGGCGGGTTGCCGTTTGTCGGTGTGGGTTGGTATCGCACCGAGTTCGACGTTCCGCAGTTTCAGGCAGGCAAGCGGGCAACGATCCTGTTTGACGGGGCGATGAGCCATGCCAATGTCTATATCAATGGGCAAAAGGTCGGTTATTGGCCGTATGGTTACAACTCCTTCCACTTCGATATCACGAAATATCTGAAGCCGGGCGAGAAGAACACGTTGGCTGTACGTTTGGAAAACCTGCCGGAATCTTCCCGCTGGTATCCAGGTGCCGGACTTTACCGGAATGTTCACCTGATCATTACCGAAGACGCCTATATTCCGGTTTGGGGTACCTATATCACGACTCCTTCGGTAAATGAGAAGTTTGCTAAAGTGAACGTGCGCACCAAAGTGGTGCTTCCCGAAGGCGCCGATCCCGCCAAATATAGCGTGGAAACCAGCGTGTGGAATCCGAACAAGCAGAAGCTGACGGCTGTCCGCACTTCTCTTGCGCAGATGAAATATAACAACAATCAGGCAGAGCAGGAGTTTGTCATCCAAGCCCCGTCTTTATGGTCTCCTGAAATGCCTGCATTGTATTCTGCGGAAACCCGTCTGTATGAAGGCGACAAGCTGAAGGATATTTATACAACTCCTTTCGGTATCCGCTCGATTGAGATAATCCCGGACAAGGGTTTCTTCCTAAATGGTAAGCGTACTGTCTTTAAGGGCGTTTGCAATCACCACGATCTCGGTCCGTTGGGGGCGGCCGTCAACGATGCTGCTATCCGTCGCCAGATACGGATCCTGAAAGACATGGGGTGTAATGCGATCCGTACTTCCCACAATATGCCTGCTCCTGAATTGATAAGGGCTTGTGACGAAATGGGTATGATGATCATGGCGGAGAGTTTTGACGAATGGAATGTGGCTAAATGCAAGAACGGTTACAATCTGCTCTTCGATGAATGGGCGGAGAAAGACCTTGTGAACCTGCTTCATAATTTCCGCAACAACCCGAGCGTTGTCATGTGGTGTATCGGTAACGAAGTGCCCAACCAGTGGAACGAAGGGGATTGCAAGATTGCCAAATGGTTGCAGGATATCTGCCATCGTGAAGATCCGACACGTCCGGTAACTCAGGGAATGGATGCTCCTGATGCCGTGGTCAACAATAATTTTGCAGCCGTGATGGATGTGGCCGGTTTCAACTATCGTCCTTTCAAGTACAAGATAAACTATAAGAAGTTGCCGCAGCGGATCGTTTTAGGCAGCGAAACAGCCTCGACAGTAAGTTCCCGCGGCGTTTATAAATTCCCGGTCGAACGCAAGGCGATGGCGAAATACGATGACCACCAAGCTTCCTCTTACGACGTGGAACATTGTGGCTGGTCCAATCTTCCGGAAGACGACTTTATCCAGCATGAAGATTTACCGTATTGTATCGGTGAGTTTGTGTGGACTGGCTTCGACTATTTGGGTGAACCGACTCCTTATTATACGGATTGGCCAAGTCATAGTTCCCTGTTCGGCATCATTGACCTTGCGGGTATTCCGAAGGATCGTTTCTATCTGTATCGTAGCCATTGGAACAAAACGGCACGTACGTTGCATATCCTGCCTCATTGGACCTGGCCGGGACGTGAAGGGGAGGTGACGCCTGTATTTGTGTACACGAATTACCCTTCTGCCGAGCTGTTTATCAACGGTAAGAGTCAAGGAAAACGTACGAAAGATCTGAGTGTTGAATTGGACAGCAGCTATACGGAGGCCGCCCAAAAGAGCTTCGAGCGCCAGAAACGTTACCGCCTGATGTGGATGGATACGAAATACGAGCCGGGAACCTTGAAAGTGGTTGCTTATGACAAGGATGGCAATGCTGTTGCCGAAGAGGAAGTTCATACAGCCGGCAAGCCTCATCATATCGAACTGACTGCTGACCGCGACCGCCTGAAAGCCGATGGCAAGGATCTCTCTTTTATCAATGTCCGTGTTGTCGACAAGAACGGTAACCTTTGTCCCGACGCCACCCACAAGGTGAAGTTCAACGTCCGCGGTTCCGGTTCTTATCGTGCGGCCGCTAACGGTGATCCTTCGTCACTCGAATCTTTCCAAGCTCCGCAGATGTCCCTTTTCAAAGGACAGCTGACGGCAGTCGTACAGACAGAAGAAACACCGGGTGTCATTGTCTTCGAAGCCTCTGCTTCGGGTGTGAAAAGTGCAAAAATAGAACTGATCAGCGAATAA
- a CDS encoding sensor histidine kinase, whose amino-acid sequence MDKFLRLKIKTKLTFGIGLLFTMIVLLGGLAVQNITDMSSDTQNILADNYNSLLYSRRMLDALERIKNDPQARAEFEKNLDLQQKNITEIDENVATAHLVAQYEAMHRDLNDTTIQRVRMALNDIMSLNMATIYRKSKVAERTADQALLWICIIAVACVLIAFAFLIRLPRSITSPIRKLTDGILEIANHNYEKRLDLGDNQEFAEVASSFNRMAERLTEYRKSTLADIIQAKKYIEAIVNSITEPIIGLDRDRSILFANDEALTILNLKRENVMGKSATELALKNDLLRRLVRELIQHDKKKEPLKIYADDKESYFQAKYIPIHVMDGDGRETEYVGDVILLKNITEFKELDSAKTTFISTISHELKTPISAILMSLKLLEDKRIGDMNDEQIALAGSIRESSDRLLEITGELLKMTQVEAGKLQLNPKITKPIELIDYAIKANRVQAERFNCHIEVEYPEKISKLFVDSEKIAWVLTNLLSNAIHYTPENGRIVIGAHQVDKKVEIFVQDFGKGIDPRYHQSIFDRYFRVPGTKVQGSGLGLAISKDFVEAHGGTIRVDSEVGKGSTFVITFDV is encoded by the coding sequence ATGGATAAGTTCTTAAGACTGAAAATAAAAACGAAACTGACCTTCGGGATCGGCCTTTTGTTTACGATGATCGTTCTGCTGGGCGGGCTGGCTGTGCAGAATATTACGGATATGTCTTCCGACACGCAGAATATCTTGGCGGATAATTATAATTCGCTTCTTTATTCTCGCCGGATGTTGGATGCCCTCGAACGGATCAAGAACGATCCGCAGGCACGTGCGGAGTTTGAAAAGAACCTGGATTTGCAGCAAAAGAATATCACGGAGATCGACGAGAATGTGGCGACGGCGCATCTGGTCGCACAATATGAGGCGATGCACCGGGACCTGAACGATACGACTATACAGCGTGTCAGGATGGCACTTAACGATATCATGAGTCTGAATATGGCGACGATCTACCGGAAAAGCAAGGTAGCCGAGCGTACGGCGGACCAAGCATTGTTATGGATTTGCATTATCGCGGTGGCTTGTGTCCTGATTGCTTTTGCTTTCCTGATCCGCTTGCCCCGTTCCATTACGTCGCCGATCCGTAAACTGACCGACGGGATCTTGGAGATTGCTAACCACAATTACGAAAAGAGACTCGACTTGGGCGATAACCAGGAGTTTGCCGAAGTTGCCTCCTCGTTCAACCGGATGGCGGAACGCTTGACGGAATACAGGAAGAGCACGTTGGCTGACATTATCCAGGCCAAAAAATATATTGAAGCGATTGTCAACAGCATCACTGAACCGATAATCGGGCTCGATCGGGACCGTTCCATTCTTTTTGCTAATGATGAGGCGCTCACCATCCTGAATCTGAAACGTGAGAATGTGATGGGAAAGTCTGCTACCGAACTGGCGTTGAAAAACGACTTGCTGCGCCGGCTGGTACGCGAACTGATACAGCACGACAAGAAAAAGGAGCCCTTAAAGATCTATGCAGATGATAAGGAAAGCTATTTTCAGGCCAAATATATCCCGATCCATGTGATGGATGGCGATGGACGTGAGACAGAGTATGTGGGCGATGTGATCCTCCTGAAAAATATTACCGAGTTCAAAGAGTTAGACTCTGCCAAGACGACTTTTATCTCTACTATTTCCCATGAATTGAAAACCCCGATCTCTGCTATTCTTATGAGTCTCAAATTGCTGGAGGATAAACGTATAGGAGATATGAACGATGAGCAGATCGCGCTTGCCGGAAGTATTCGAGAAAGCAGCGACCGCCTGCTCGAAATTACCGGTGAATTGTTGAAAATGACACAAGTGGAGGCAGGCAAGTTGCAACTGAATCCGAAGATCACGAAGCCGATTGAACTGATCGATTATGCGATCAAGGCGAACCGTGTGCAGGCGGAGCGCTTCAATTGCCATATCGAAGTGGAGTATCCTGAAAAAATATCCAAGCTCTTTGTAGACAGTGAGAAGATCGCCTGGGTACTCACGAACCTCCTTTCCAACGCCATCCACTACACGCCGGAGAATGGCCGTATCGTTATCGGTGCGCATCAGGTGGACAAGAAAGTGGAAATATTCGTGCAGGACTTTGGGAAAGGAATTGACCCGCGTTACCATCAGAGTATCTTTGACCGTTATTTCCGCGTTCCCGGCACGAAAGTACAGGGAAGCGGCCTCGGTCTTGCCATCAGTAAAGACTTTGTCGAAGCCCATGGCGGCACGATTCGTGTGGACAGCGAAGTCGGCAAGGGAAGTACTTTTGTCATAACCTTTGATGTTTGA
- a CDS encoding OmpA/MotB family protein, whose protein sequence is MKKVLLVAVSVLLVCTSCVTKKKYLLAENGRLEAIARGDDLQNQLVNCRDNNDGLTSRLASLERDTTRMGKNIRNYQSMLNTNMTEQEKLNSLLSQKMNELDERERTINELQDMINAQTERVQNLLNSVKDALLGFSSDELTVREKDGKVYVAMSDKLLFESGSARVDKRGKEALAKLAEVLNKQSDIDVYIEGHTDSKPINTAQFKDNWDLSVIRATSVVRILTKDYGVKPLQIQPCGRGEFMPVADNETADGRAKNRRTEIIMAPKLDKLYQMLNQ, encoded by the coding sequence ATGAAAAAAGTTCTATTAGTTGCAGTCTCCGTACTGCTTGTCTGCACTTCTTGTGTAACGAAAAAAAAGTATCTGCTAGCCGAAAACGGACGCCTGGAAGCCATTGCCCGGGGAGACGACCTGCAGAATCAGCTTGTAAACTGCCGTGACAACAACGACGGCCTCACTTCACGTCTTGCTTCACTTGAACGGGATACCACCCGCATGGGCAAGAACATCCGCAACTATCAAAGCATGCTCAACACCAACATGACGGAGCAGGAAAAATTGAATTCACTCCTGAGCCAGAAGATGAACGAACTGGATGAACGCGAACGGACGATCAACGAACTACAGGATATGATCAATGCACAGACTGAACGGGTACAGAACTTGCTCAACAGTGTAAAGGATGCCCTCCTGGGTTTCAGTAGCGACGAACTGACCGTCCGCGAAAAAGACGGAAAAGTCTACGTTGCCATGTCAGACAAACTTCTTTTCGAATCGGGAAGCGCCCGTGTCGACAAGCGTGGCAAGGAGGCTTTGGCCAAACTCGCCGAAGTCCTTAACAAACAATCCGACATCGACGTTTATATCGAAGGGCACACCGATAGCAAGCCGATCAACACCGCCCAGTTTAAAGACAACTGGGATCTCAGTGTCATCCGCGCCACTTCGGTCGTCCGCATCCTGACAAAGGACTACGGTGTCAAACCTTTGCAGATACAACCTTGCGGCCGCGGCGAATTCATGCCTGTTGCCGACAATGAGACAGCCGACGGCCGTGCTAAAAACCGCCGTACCGAAATCATCATGGCTCCGAAGCTGGATAAGTTATATCAAATGTTGAACCAATAG
- a CDS encoding sugar MFS transporter — MKKNNQKTLFSAPGGKSYLVPFILITSLFLLWGFAHGLLDVLNKHFQGVFTMTKAESGLVQFSTYIAYFLMALPAGMFMKRFGYKKGIILGLCLFAVGAFAFIPAAYLHSASPFLIALFVIACGLCILETAANPYSTILGPEESGAQRLNLSQSFNGLGWILGPLVGGMLIFGGEESDPFTLTKPYILVGSVVLLVAILFIFTKLPEVQVEEDTDAEEKEYVPASGTASMWRHPQFVRAIIAQFCYCAAQTGIFSFFINYVTEVDTSMTNIEASRILAFGGMALFMIGRLSGSFTMKWMSPARLLTWFALADAVCMALVVVSVGTVSLYALYLSFFFMSIMFPTIFALGLEGMGSSTKKASSYIVMGVAGGAFAPMLMGYIGADNMAIGFVIPLLSFLYILYFALRCKKK; from the coding sequence ATGAAAAAGAATAATCAGAAAACTTTGTTTTCCGCTCCCGGAGGGAAGTCTTATCTTGTCCCGTTTATATTGATCACCAGCCTGTTCTTGTTGTGGGGTTTTGCTCATGGTCTGTTGGACGTATTGAATAAGCATTTTCAAGGTGTCTTTACGATGACGAAGGCAGAGAGCGGCCTTGTGCAGTTCTCCACTTATATCGCTTATTTCCTGATGGCGCTCCCTGCCGGTATGTTCATGAAACGGTTCGGGTATAAGAAAGGGATTATTTTAGGGTTATGCCTGTTTGCTGTTGGTGCGTTCGCTTTTATTCCGGCGGCTTATCTGCATTCGGCATCTCCATTCCTGATCGCCCTTTTTGTGATTGCCTGTGGGCTTTGTATTCTGGAAACGGCAGCCAACCCTTATTCCACGATTTTAGGGCCGGAGGAATCGGGGGCGCAACGCCTGAATTTGTCTCAATCGTTTAACGGGTTAGGTTGGATTTTAGGCCCGCTGGTCGGTGGCATGCTGATATTCGGTGGCGAGGAGAGCGATCCGTTTACGTTGACGAAACCATATATCCTGGTTGGCTCGGTTGTTTTACTGGTAGCCATTCTTTTCATCTTTACCAAACTACCCGAAGTACAGGTGGAAGAAGATACGGATGCGGAAGAAAAAGAATATGTACCCGCATCCGGTACTGCCTCCATGTGGAGACATCCGCAGTTTGTCCGGGCTATTATTGCACAGTTTTGCTATTGTGCTGCCCAGACGGGAATTTTCAGTTTCTTCATTAATTATGTGACGGAAGTCGATACTTCGATGACGAATATTGAGGCTTCGCGTATCTTGGCTTTCGGAGGAATGGCTTTGTTTATGATCGGCCGTCTGTCCGGCAGTTTTACGATGAAGTGGATGTCTCCGGCCCGTCTCCTGACATGGTTCGCTTTGGCGGATGCTGTCTGTATGGCGTTGGTCGTCGTGTCTGTCGGTACGGTTTCTTTGTATGCGCTCTATCTTTCTTTTTTCTTCATGTCCATTATGTTCCCGACAATCTTTGCACTCGGCCTGGAAGGTATGGGTTCTTCTACAAAGAAAGCATCATCCTATATCGTTATGGGAGTAGCAGGCGGAGCCTTTGCCCCAATGCTGATGGGATATATCGGGGCCGATAACATGGCGATTGGGTTTGTGATTCCGTTGTTGTCTTTCCTGTATATCCTGTATTTTGCTTTGCGGTGCAAGAAGAAATAA